Proteins encoded within one genomic window of Diorhabda sublineata isolate icDioSubl1.1 chromosome 1, icDioSubl1.1, whole genome shotgun sequence:
- the LOC130442201 gene encoding zinc finger MYND domain-containing protein 11 isoform X1, whose product MEMVIRRQTDPIHVKNVWNAIRTANYNRVSADVGKITKYLQSIDDYTPEQVELYIKQILSDKLIAPVKKIDPSSPHQIYKIPIQDESFQITFDGKDWYCFECHLAGDVIECTNCFRVFHQKCITSGMKRFEEQRTCTDFSVQNITRFATEATEPSGSSSRAVTIIDEEEPRKGTSNVVDKSKLAFDSKLCSICNLQRIDTTSSMGKSEINYLLKFVLHRIRAWLPNTITRTIAAEDHPDWLSDSELTWRANQLFCEHTDMSVIEVKLNTETYTKLADFLGDVLTIYHNVTIFHGTKSQEFGAAELMLRDTLYDLAEMRNCFDCYKHSNEKCCAKWFCLPCRVPHKLVWAKQKGYPYWPAKVMRINDNNYDVRFFGGKYERALLTKSLIKPIDVPKDNLMIKESNAFNKAFNELRYHQRLLRDPVELERLLAESKPKRKLLYKPKSITPKTQVPKKSKTIKTSVNSKQTKNSKPTTSKKSLDTSTQVSKLGLSHGSHKRKRREKESDFIHVEGIEERKRKVSSDVEANSTFSGNNVIDISDGEIEDCEEYSYRHNNSAESFSLDESFEQVTSSTENFGKMLSPKSESGMQPLDQPYSDSVEKMRRKLECLPNKKEIIKCAMDCMQIEIDKITNDHNEHLKRLFESHNQQISETKKKQWCYNCEQDAIYHCCWNTAYCSQTCQQQHWQAEHKKVCRRKR is encoded by the exons AGATGGTTATCAGGAGACAAACCGATCCGATTCACGTTAAAAATGTATGGAATGCAATCAGAACAGCAAACTACAACAGGGTATCTGCGGATGTTgggaaaattacaaaatatttgcaAAGTATAGATGATTATACACCTGAACAAGTAGAATTATATATAAAGCAAATTCTTAGTGATAAATTGATTGC gcctgttaaaaaaattgatccaTCTAGTCCTcatcaaatatacaaaattccCATACAAGATGAATCG tTTCAGATTACATTTGATGGTAAGGACTGGTATTGCTTTGAGTGCCATTTAGCAGGCGACGTTATTGAATGTACAAACTGCTTTCGGGTATTTCATCAAAAATGTATCACTTCCGGAATGAAAAGATTTGAAGAGCAAAGGACATGTACAGACTTTTCAGTTCAG aatataaCCCGATTTGCAACCGAAGCCACAGAACCTTCTGGATCGTCCTCTAGGGCAGTTACAATCATTGACGAAGAAGAACCAAGAAAAGGTACTTCAAATGTTGTAGATAAAAGTAAATTGGCATTTGATAGTAAATTATGTTCAATATGTAACTTACAAAGAATTGATACAACATCTTCAATGGGTAAAAGTGAGATTAATtatctattgaaatttgtattgCACAGGATTAGAGCTTGG CTTCCGAATACTATAACTCGAACGATAGCAGCTGAAGACCATCCCGATTGGTTGTCAGATAGTGAGTTGACATGGAGAGCTAATCAACTGTTTTGTGAACATACAGATATGTCTGTGATTGAAGTTAAATTAAATACAGAAACTTATACTAAACTTGCCGATTTTCTGGGAGACGTATTAACAATTTACCATAATGTAACAATATTTCATGGAA CGAAATCACAAGAATTTGGTGCTGCAGAGCTAATGCTTAGAGATACCTTATACGATCTTGCCGAAATGAGGAACTGTTTCGATTGTTATAAGCAcagtaatgaaaaatgttgtgCGAAATGGTTCTGTCTACCCTGCAGAGTACCCCATAAATTAGTTTGGGCGAAACAAAAAGGTTACCCTTATTGGCCAGCAAAA GTTATGagaattaatgataataattatgatgtGAGGTTTTTTGGTGGGAAATACGAAAGAGCCCTGCTTACAAAATCTTTAATAAAACCAATAGATGTTCCTAAAGACAATTTAATG ATCAAAGAATCGAATGCTTTCAATAAAGCTTTCAATGAACTGAGGTATCATCAAAGATTATTGCGTGATCCAGTGGAATTGGAAAGATTATTAGCAGAGTCTAAACCGAAACGCAAGTTGTTGTATAAACCGAAATCAATTACACCTAAAACACAGGttcctaaaaaatcaaaaactataaaaacatcGGTCAATAGTAAACAg ACGAAGAATTCCAAACCTACTACGTCAAAAAAATCTTTGGATACTTCTACACAAGTTTCCAAATTGGGTTTGAGTCATGGAtcgcataaaagaaaacgtcGCGAAAAAGAGAGTGATTTTATTC aTGTAGAAGGTATTGAAGAAAGGAAACGTAAAGTATCTTCAGATGTAGAAGCAAATTCTACATTTAGCGGAAACAATGTGATAGATATTTCAGATGGAGAGATAGAAGACTGCGAAGAATATTCCTATAGGCACAATAATTCCGCGGAATCTTTTAG TCTAGACGAATCATTCGAACAAGTAACAAGTTCAacagaaaattttggaaaaatgttatcGCCTAAAAGTGAATCCGGAATGCAGCCACTAGATCAGCCCTATAGTGATTCGGTGGAAAAG atgAGAAGAAAATTGGAATGCCTTCctaataaaaaggaaattatcAAATGCGCAATGGATTGTATGCAAATTGAAATCGATAAAATAACCAACGATCATAATGAACATTTAAAAAGACTGTTTGAATCGCACAATCAACAAATATCAGAAACTAAAAAGAAACAGTGG tgcTACAATTGTGAACAAGACGCTATCTATCACTGTTGTTGGAATACAGCTTATTGTTCCCAGACGTGCCAACAGCAACATTGGCAAGCGGAACATAAAAAAGTGTGCAGACGTAAACGTTAG
- the LOC130442201 gene encoding zinc finger MYND domain-containing protein 11 isoform X3 — MEMVIRRQTDPIHVKNVWNAIRTANYNRVSADVGKITKYLQSIDDYTPEQVELYIKQILSDKLIAPVKKIDPSSPHQIYKIPIQDESITFDGKDWYCFECHLAGDVIECTNCFRVFHQKCITSGMKRFEEQRTCTDFSVQNITRFATEATEPSGSSSRAVTIIDEEEPRKGTSNVVDKSKLAFDSKLCSICNLQRIDTTSSMGKSEINYLLKFVLHRIRAWLPNTITRTIAAEDHPDWLSDSELTWRANQLFCEHTDMSVIEVKLNTETYTKLADFLGDVLTIYHNVTIFHGTKSQEFGAAELMLRDTLYDLAEMRNCFDCYKHSNEKCCAKWFCLPCRVPHKLVWAKQKGYPYWPAKVMRINDNNYDVRFFGGKYERALLTKSLIKPIDVPKDNLMIKESNAFNKAFNELRYHQRLLRDPVELERLLAESKPKRKLLYKPKSITPKTQVPKKSKTIKTSVNSKQTKNSKPTTSKKSLDTSTQVSKLGLSHGSHKRKRREKESDFIHVEGIEERKRKVSSDVEANSTFSGNNVIDISDGEIEDCEEYSYRHNNSAESFSLDESFEQVTSSTENFGKMLSPKSESGMQPLDQPYSDSVEKMRRKLECLPNKKEIIKCAMDCMQIEIDKITNDHNEHLKRLFESHNQQISETKKKQWCYNCEQDAIYHCCWNTAYCSQTCQQQHWQAEHKKVCRRKR, encoded by the exons AGATGGTTATCAGGAGACAAACCGATCCGATTCACGTTAAAAATGTATGGAATGCAATCAGAACAGCAAACTACAACAGGGTATCTGCGGATGTTgggaaaattacaaaatatttgcaAAGTATAGATGATTATACACCTGAACAAGTAGAATTATATATAAAGCAAATTCTTAGTGATAAATTGATTGC gcctgttaaaaaaattgatccaTCTAGTCCTcatcaaatatacaaaattccCATACAAGATGAATCG ATTACATTTGATGGTAAGGACTGGTATTGCTTTGAGTGCCATTTAGCAGGCGACGTTATTGAATGTACAAACTGCTTTCGGGTATTTCATCAAAAATGTATCACTTCCGGAATGAAAAGATTTGAAGAGCAAAGGACATGTACAGACTTTTCAGTTCAG aatataaCCCGATTTGCAACCGAAGCCACAGAACCTTCTGGATCGTCCTCTAGGGCAGTTACAATCATTGACGAAGAAGAACCAAGAAAAGGTACTTCAAATGTTGTAGATAAAAGTAAATTGGCATTTGATAGTAAATTATGTTCAATATGTAACTTACAAAGAATTGATACAACATCTTCAATGGGTAAAAGTGAGATTAATtatctattgaaatttgtattgCACAGGATTAGAGCTTGG CTTCCGAATACTATAACTCGAACGATAGCAGCTGAAGACCATCCCGATTGGTTGTCAGATAGTGAGTTGACATGGAGAGCTAATCAACTGTTTTGTGAACATACAGATATGTCTGTGATTGAAGTTAAATTAAATACAGAAACTTATACTAAACTTGCCGATTTTCTGGGAGACGTATTAACAATTTACCATAATGTAACAATATTTCATGGAA CGAAATCACAAGAATTTGGTGCTGCAGAGCTAATGCTTAGAGATACCTTATACGATCTTGCCGAAATGAGGAACTGTTTCGATTGTTATAAGCAcagtaatgaaaaatgttgtgCGAAATGGTTCTGTCTACCCTGCAGAGTACCCCATAAATTAGTTTGGGCGAAACAAAAAGGTTACCCTTATTGGCCAGCAAAA GTTATGagaattaatgataataattatgatgtGAGGTTTTTTGGTGGGAAATACGAAAGAGCCCTGCTTACAAAATCTTTAATAAAACCAATAGATGTTCCTAAAGACAATTTAATG ATCAAAGAATCGAATGCTTTCAATAAAGCTTTCAATGAACTGAGGTATCATCAAAGATTATTGCGTGATCCAGTGGAATTGGAAAGATTATTAGCAGAGTCTAAACCGAAACGCAAGTTGTTGTATAAACCGAAATCAATTACACCTAAAACACAGGttcctaaaaaatcaaaaactataaaaacatcGGTCAATAGTAAACAg ACGAAGAATTCCAAACCTACTACGTCAAAAAAATCTTTGGATACTTCTACACAAGTTTCCAAATTGGGTTTGAGTCATGGAtcgcataaaagaaaacgtcGCGAAAAAGAGAGTGATTTTATTC aTGTAGAAGGTATTGAAGAAAGGAAACGTAAAGTATCTTCAGATGTAGAAGCAAATTCTACATTTAGCGGAAACAATGTGATAGATATTTCAGATGGAGAGATAGAAGACTGCGAAGAATATTCCTATAGGCACAATAATTCCGCGGAATCTTTTAG TCTAGACGAATCATTCGAACAAGTAACAAGTTCAacagaaaattttggaaaaatgttatcGCCTAAAAGTGAATCCGGAATGCAGCCACTAGATCAGCCCTATAGTGATTCGGTGGAAAAG atgAGAAGAAAATTGGAATGCCTTCctaataaaaaggaaattatcAAATGCGCAATGGATTGTATGCAAATTGAAATCGATAAAATAACCAACGATCATAATGAACATTTAAAAAGACTGTTTGAATCGCACAATCAACAAATATCAGAAACTAAAAAGAAACAGTGG tgcTACAATTGTGAACAAGACGCTATCTATCACTGTTGTTGGAATACAGCTTATTGTTCCCAGACGTGCCAACAGCAACATTGGCAAGCGGAACATAAAAAAGTGTGCAGACGTAAACGTTAG
- the LOC130442201 gene encoding zinc finger MYND domain-containing protein 11 isoform X2, whose amino-acid sequence MVIRRQTDPIHVKNVWNAIRTANYNRVSADVGKITKYLQSIDDYTPEQVELYIKQILSDKLIAPVKKIDPSSPHQIYKIPIQDESFQITFDGKDWYCFECHLAGDVIECTNCFRVFHQKCITSGMKRFEEQRTCTDFSVQNITRFATEATEPSGSSSRAVTIIDEEEPRKGTSNVVDKSKLAFDSKLCSICNLQRIDTTSSMGKSEINYLLKFVLHRIRAWLPNTITRTIAAEDHPDWLSDSELTWRANQLFCEHTDMSVIEVKLNTETYTKLADFLGDVLTIYHNVTIFHGTKSQEFGAAELMLRDTLYDLAEMRNCFDCYKHSNEKCCAKWFCLPCRVPHKLVWAKQKGYPYWPAKVMRINDNNYDVRFFGGKYERALLTKSLIKPIDVPKDNLMIKESNAFNKAFNELRYHQRLLRDPVELERLLAESKPKRKLLYKPKSITPKTQVPKKSKTIKTSVNSKQTKNSKPTTSKKSLDTSTQVSKLGLSHGSHKRKRREKESDFIHVEGIEERKRKVSSDVEANSTFSGNNVIDISDGEIEDCEEYSYRHNNSAESFSLDESFEQVTSSTENFGKMLSPKSESGMQPLDQPYSDSVEKMRRKLECLPNKKEIIKCAMDCMQIEIDKITNDHNEHLKRLFESHNQQISETKKKQWCYNCEQDAIYHCCWNTAYCSQTCQQQHWQAEHKKVCRRKR is encoded by the exons ATGGTTATCAGGAGACAAACCGATCCGATTCACGTTAAAAATGTATGGAATGCAATCAGAACAGCAAACTACAACAGGGTATCTGCGGATGTTgggaaaattacaaaatatttgcaAAGTATAGATGATTATACACCTGAACAAGTAGAATTATATATAAAGCAAATTCTTAGTGATAAATTGATTGC gcctgttaaaaaaattgatccaTCTAGTCCTcatcaaatatacaaaattccCATACAAGATGAATCG tTTCAGATTACATTTGATGGTAAGGACTGGTATTGCTTTGAGTGCCATTTAGCAGGCGACGTTATTGAATGTACAAACTGCTTTCGGGTATTTCATCAAAAATGTATCACTTCCGGAATGAAAAGATTTGAAGAGCAAAGGACATGTACAGACTTTTCAGTTCAG aatataaCCCGATTTGCAACCGAAGCCACAGAACCTTCTGGATCGTCCTCTAGGGCAGTTACAATCATTGACGAAGAAGAACCAAGAAAAGGTACTTCAAATGTTGTAGATAAAAGTAAATTGGCATTTGATAGTAAATTATGTTCAATATGTAACTTACAAAGAATTGATACAACATCTTCAATGGGTAAAAGTGAGATTAATtatctattgaaatttgtattgCACAGGATTAGAGCTTGG CTTCCGAATACTATAACTCGAACGATAGCAGCTGAAGACCATCCCGATTGGTTGTCAGATAGTGAGTTGACATGGAGAGCTAATCAACTGTTTTGTGAACATACAGATATGTCTGTGATTGAAGTTAAATTAAATACAGAAACTTATACTAAACTTGCCGATTTTCTGGGAGACGTATTAACAATTTACCATAATGTAACAATATTTCATGGAA CGAAATCACAAGAATTTGGTGCTGCAGAGCTAATGCTTAGAGATACCTTATACGATCTTGCCGAAATGAGGAACTGTTTCGATTGTTATAAGCAcagtaatgaaaaatgttgtgCGAAATGGTTCTGTCTACCCTGCAGAGTACCCCATAAATTAGTTTGGGCGAAACAAAAAGGTTACCCTTATTGGCCAGCAAAA GTTATGagaattaatgataataattatgatgtGAGGTTTTTTGGTGGGAAATACGAAAGAGCCCTGCTTACAAAATCTTTAATAAAACCAATAGATGTTCCTAAAGACAATTTAATG ATCAAAGAATCGAATGCTTTCAATAAAGCTTTCAATGAACTGAGGTATCATCAAAGATTATTGCGTGATCCAGTGGAATTGGAAAGATTATTAGCAGAGTCTAAACCGAAACGCAAGTTGTTGTATAAACCGAAATCAATTACACCTAAAACACAGGttcctaaaaaatcaaaaactataaaaacatcGGTCAATAGTAAACAg ACGAAGAATTCCAAACCTACTACGTCAAAAAAATCTTTGGATACTTCTACACAAGTTTCCAAATTGGGTTTGAGTCATGGAtcgcataaaagaaaacgtcGCGAAAAAGAGAGTGATTTTATTC aTGTAGAAGGTATTGAAGAAAGGAAACGTAAAGTATCTTCAGATGTAGAAGCAAATTCTACATTTAGCGGAAACAATGTGATAGATATTTCAGATGGAGAGATAGAAGACTGCGAAGAATATTCCTATAGGCACAATAATTCCGCGGAATCTTTTAG TCTAGACGAATCATTCGAACAAGTAACAAGTTCAacagaaaattttggaaaaatgttatcGCCTAAAAGTGAATCCGGAATGCAGCCACTAGATCAGCCCTATAGTGATTCGGTGGAAAAG atgAGAAGAAAATTGGAATGCCTTCctaataaaaaggaaattatcAAATGCGCAATGGATTGTATGCAAATTGAAATCGATAAAATAACCAACGATCATAATGAACATTTAAAAAGACTGTTTGAATCGCACAATCAACAAATATCAGAAACTAAAAAGAAACAGTGG tgcTACAATTGTGAACAAGACGCTATCTATCACTGTTGTTGGAATACAGCTTATTGTTCCCAGACGTGCCAACAGCAACATTGGCAAGCGGAACATAAAAAAGTGTGCAGACGTAAACGTTAG
- the LOC130442226 gene encoding protein LZIC-like has translation MTSHGKAETEKLKQNLENQLDRLVEQLKDLENCKDDLDKEEYEETKNETMEQLKELNDSLKKLVKGDISLISTLSAVQLATQAAISKAFKTPEVIRLFGKKEPNRLRERLSVIDEEVKLNKLSMEARDRQKAEILTALRQLNEQLTTEELRFLEKHNHITKAFLEFNFVEMPDDE, from the exons ATGACTTCTCACGGAAAAGCGGAAACGGAAAAATTAAAGCAAAATCTGGAAAACCAATTAGACAGATTAGTAGAACAATTAAAAGATTTAGAAAATTGCAA AGATGATTTAGACAAAGAAGAATATGAAGAAACCAAAAATGAAACTATGGAACAACTCAAAGAACTAAATGATAGTTTGAAAAAACTAGTAAAAGGGGATATTTCCCTTATAAGTACCTTAAGTGCTGTGCAATTG gCTACACAAGCTGCTATATCCAAAGCGTTCAAAACTCCTGAGGTAATTAGGCTTTTTGGTAAAAAAGAACCAAATCGATTAAGGGAAAGATTATCAGTAATAGATGAAGAAGTCAAACTCAACAAGCTCAGTATGGAAGCAAGAGATAGACAAAAG GCTGAAATTTTGACTGCTCTTCGACAATTGAATGAACAACTAACAACAGAAGAACTCAGGTTTTTGGAGAAGCACAATCACATAACCAAAgcatttttagaatttaattttgtagaaatgccagatgatgaataa